catgattatgacttaacatcaccttttagtgtttccttcacctaatgcccacgtccgaacccattccagtggtttttgagtgttaatatttttttgctgtgtcattgtcatttttgccgagtcatgctcatgattatgacttaaCATCACCTTTTAgcgtttcctttacttagtgcccacgtccgaaccaattccagtggtttttgagtgttaatatttttttgctgtgtcattgtcatttttgctgagtcatgctcatgattatgacttaacatcaccttttagtgtttccttcacttaatccccacgtctgaacccattccagtggtttttgagtgttaatatttttttgctgtgtcattgtcatttttgctgagtcatgctcatgattatgacttaacatcaccttttagtgtttccttcacttaatccccacgtctgaacccattccagtggtttttgagtgttaatatttttttgctgtgtcattgtcatttttgctgagtcatgctcatgattgaCTTAACATcaccttttagtgtttccttcacttaatgcccacgtccgaacccattccagtggtttttgagtgttaatattttttcgatgtgtcattgtcatttttgctgagtcatgctcatgattatgacttaacatcaccttttagtgtttccttcacttaatgcccacgtctgaacccattccagtggtttttgagtgttaatattttttcgctgtgtcattgtcatttttgccgagtcatgctcatgactgtgacttcgaccatcatcctttagcatttccttcacttagtacccacgtccgaatccattccagtggtttttgagtgttaatctttttggcatagtcattgtcatttttgctgagtcatgctcatgattatgacttatcaccttttagtgtttccttcacttaatgcccacgtctgaacccgtcccagtggtttttgagtgttaatatttttttgctgagtcattgtcatttttgccgagtcatgctcatgactgtgacttcgaccatcatcctttagcgtttccttcacttaatgcccacgtccgaacccattccattggtttttgagtgttaatcttttttcgcttagtcattgccatttttttgcttagtcatgatcattattgagtcattattttattatcgttatcGTTATTACCATAACCATATTTGCACCCATTACCATAATTCTCGTTTCTTTGCCACTTTGGGGTTTTTTACCCATTTTTCCAATTTGTCATGCTCATTATGCTAATTAATGAATATCATGATGTCTTATTgatatttatattcctcatgtaattacctataGATTGATATATAACGTTATGGGGTTTGTGATTGtcttattgagttatcgatttttTTACATAtgttttagatttttttttatttctggctccactttttcaaggtcacctcaaaacgagacatgtaaggctttcgccttaaaaattataaattgctttgaaatttaggcacAGAtaaaacgaagccacaagaacgtctgaagctcCAAACGAAGATCAGACGAATCCATGAACGATCGCTGTGCCATAGTTCCCTCTAATAATTGTAGCAAACTCTATGCCACGAACGGAACAATCTCGTAAATGCTCCGGCAGCCACGTGGGCCTACTCGTTCCCATGAGCCACCGCGCTGGTAGCATGGGCGACATGGGTACGAGAGTAGGTTGGCTTGTTGAGGCTAGCCGAGCTACGTCAGGCTCCCTCCTATTTTTTTCCTCCATAGTTAGACAAACACGTGCACTAAGCATCGTTCCCGTCAACGTTTATGGATTGATTGTCAAGGCAGTTGAACGATCGCAGTGCCAGAATTCTTTCTGGTAAATTTTTATTAAGAAACTCTATGGCGGAAGCTGCGCAATAAGCACGATGGCTGACACGTAAAACTATTTGTTTTCCCATGACAGTAATAACAGTGGAGAAATGAGATTATGGAAAGGGCCTTAAGTTGCGAAAAAGGAAACTGTGCAGACTAACGGAGATAACAGGATGGAAACACAATGAGAGGCAAACTAAACCCAAAAAGCACACTAGCAGTCACAATTGAGCACTCAGAGTCTGCACAGAATGGCTGGGCTCATCTCTTAAGAGTAGCGAGCCAGCTCAGTGGTGGCAGGATGCCGAAGGCTGTCAGGGCACGAAGTTCCTGGTGATTTGTCTGGCATATAGACGACGGTGGGAGGACTCCCCGATAGGATCTGAGCCTGACCATTGGGGGGTGCCTTGACTTCATACATTTTGTTGTCGTTCGTCGTGTACGTCGTGCCCAGGCCGTACAGGAACCCGTTGAACTTCTCGTCGTCAATCTTGtcttgaaagaacacttttcgcATCTTGAAGAAGGCTGCACCAGTGAGCAAGCTGTCGCTGCCTGCTTGGTGTTGTTGCCCGATTCTTTCCAACTGGAGCTGCCTAGCCACCTCTTGTAGGCCTCCTCTCAGGCTTCCGCAACTCTTCATCAGGTACTTGACATCGTAGATGCGGGGAAAGTAGATTTTAACCAGTTCAAAGAACTCCTTGTCGTCCGCTGGCAGGTTCTCGCCGCTCAGCGTCTTCAGCAGGTAGCCGAAGTCGTAGCCGCTGTGAAAAGTGAGCCACTGGACCTCGTCCGAGAGAGCCACCCCCGATGGGATGAACAGTTCGGCAAAGTCGGACACGTCTATGCCATCCGTTTCGTGCCTGCTAAACTGGAGACCAGAGTTGATGAGCAGGTCGATGGAGTCCTGTGCGAACATGTCTTTGGCTAGGCTAAACTTGAAGTTGAATTGCCAGGTACAGAAAGGTTTGGGTCTGTTGCCGTTCTCGTCGAAAAAAGTGATACCCAGTTGGATAATTTTGAGCAGGTCCACATTGTAGCGCAACATCTGGTATTGATATGCTGTGAAGCTTGGGAATTTACCTATTGGCCGCGCTACCACGCCTGGGAACTCTGTGTCCATGGCGACGTATTTGTACTTCTGAACCAGCTTCCTGATGGTGCCTAACTCTTCTTCAAGATTGCCGGCCCAGACGTCGCGGATTCCGCAGGCCTCGTTGGTGACTTCCAGGACATTTTGGCCATTATCTTCGGCGCTATCGGCGCTGTTAATACTCAAGGTACTCATCGCTTGGCTGAGAACAGGCATGCTGCATAACAGCACTCTTGGACTGGTAGGCACCATGTGGATTGTGTAGTGACAATGACGACTACCGCGCCGCGTCGCTTCGAGGAAAAATGCGCGCGCCTGATTAATTAATTGGCGCAGGAAAATTTTTAAATTAACGTTTCGGCTACATTTTCACAACTTTTACGTGAATTCTGCTTTCAGTTGCTCTagctgagcgaaaaaaaaaatttggagtgGCAGCCCTCGCAGATTCTTGACAGCAAAGGTGGAGCCAGCGCTTGCCCCTACTTCACCTTTGGAAGGCGTGCTGAACTACACGGAGAACAGTTGGCAGAATGTTGTTTTGGGCTAAAATATTGCCATTGGCTGAGTAGTGACTCCCTGATCTCCCATACAAGTTGCCAAGACCTTCAAGCTTCATCCTAAAACCAGGGAACACAGACAGGGACATCGAGAAGCATCTATATGGCAAAACGTTAATCGATTCCCTTGATAAGGTGGCGGCGGCCGGCTTCACCTTTAGGAcatcatctccactccagaagttttttttaaaacctccttggctGAGCGTGACCAGAAAAGGCCTTTCATTTCGATTTTATAACTTGCCTAGTTCGTCTTTGTGGCGCTGCTGGCCCATCAGTTTTGTTTTTATGGCTCTCTAATAAACAAGCTTTTCTGTTAGTCACCTTAAAACGAGCCTGTATTGACAAGGACGTTTTTAACAAATATTTTAGTTCAGAACAGTACCGGTACACGTCTGTGGCTTTGGGCATATTAGAATGGACAGGATTGCGCGAAAAGGCTGTTTATAGACTGAACCAGTGGCaatacaaaaagaaacaaaaaaagtttgGGTCTCTCGGTTTCCCTCTttgctatagcaacggcgccAGCTTGCTTATctgttttgtcgtctgctctgcCAGAGGAGGCGCTGGCTCCGCGCATGCcatgacgcctgtagcgcgcgtATCTCTTGCGGTTCatggagtgacgttagcaggagaaagaAGTCTTGTATAATTTTATtacatttattttatacaggccaaatgcagggcatttgttgGGTGGGATACATgtaactttacaaggcacaggaacagaaaatagcCCAACTTTGCTCTTAGTGCAAAATGCTGGAAACGGCAGTGACAAGCAGGCCTACCTGGACAGGCAGCACCGAAGATCTGACCTAGGCATCTTTCTTTGAACTAGGCATCTGTTCCTTTATGGTACGGATGAAATACATTCAGTTAGCAGTCATCCACACGTCAATGTTGCTTTAATGAGTGCAAAATTACAGTTACGGTTAATCACATGCTTTTTATGTGTCAATAAGACCAAGTAACTTGAAAGATCAGACGATTTGCGATAGCTagggcggcgcactggcatcaagcCGCCGTGCACGTGCAGATGACACACTTTTAGGGTGAATGACGTACATGTATCCtccgcgaacaccttcaaaatgaTCAATGACGTACATTTACGTCATCGCTTGTACGCTTAAAAAGCGTTTCTCTTTCGTTCAGttctttcgcttggcatgtgctgccattCGACGGAAACACGTGGAATTTGCGCGCTTTTTTAATGTGCAAGCGATGACGTACATATAcgtcattgaccattttgaaggtgttcgcggagcatacatgtacgtcattgattacggaaactaagacggaaagaaagtAATGACAGACGACAGTGATAAGAAGCTTTCAATGCAAAGGTGATGTGTATCactctttttatctgagcactcgttaagtgctaagatgcttcgcttgcttctttttttctcgcgatgcttttcgtgtcgcccgatTCTCTCACGAACAAAATTGTCGCATTCTCATTAAAACATAGTAATGCGGAATTCCTGCTTGTGTTTCCTGTTTATGAATTTCACAAGGGAAGCTCAGATTATGTGTCTCCATAACTTGGGGAATCTTATCGAAGGCAAAGCTGAGAATTTACATttcggcatgtctctggacaaggaaaggtgTCTGCACTATATGTAGTTGTAGACAatttgagctcctcccgtccttccgcattgacGTCTTCTGGTTcttcctggcattcagcatcattgagctgcgTCAGGCTTTCCTcaaaaattgaaggaacggctccgtctcgaagtcgaggcactttctttacatctattAGGACATCGCCTTTTTGCTCGCTGAAGTACCTATCAAAAATAAGGTGCTTATCGAAGtatcgcgcacatattttgtctactgctttaaccctttcagggtcaatgacgtacatgtaTCCTCCGTgaacaccttcaaaatggtcattgacgtacatgtacgtcatcgcttgtacatttaaagaGCGCGCCTCTTTCGATTAGTTCTTTCGCTTGGCATGTACTGCCACACgacgggaacacgtggaattttttgcTTGCGCCAATGCGTATCcgttttttttatggcaacggcgcgtcagcCATAGCTGGCGCATccgggtgcgcgcgcgcgcggcagcggcggcaacTGTTTTCTCCTGCCGCGGCTCCcgcttgttgcacgcgctaaactgatggctatctggtttcaaatctctcaaagggtgaccgcttgttactgaATCGTTTATCGCTCACCGCGgtgcgattacacctgttcccgggcaggcgcgtatatacgcATGCAAACGATGCagccgtttttgcgtttccttttttgaaGACCACAaggctctatcgcaccttgttggccataagacgaaggcttctggctttccggacgtgcacacaaccgtttttcagtgcgcttatcttcttattcaggAATGAACGTTGTGTATTTTACAACGCAAACAATTTTTTGTCACTTTAGTGTGACTGCTAAATAAATTACGACCATTGTTTTTCGAAGtaggttctttcgaagaatttaaatcagcaataaaaaaatcgaccctggggtGTCGCATTTGAcaaaaaaattcgaccctcaaagggtaaGCGCCCGCTTATTTTCAGGAATTTTAtgtcgccactggtgcagtagcgGAAGATTAGATGGTGCCGCGAAGGGCGAAAACTTCTCGAGCTCTTTGCCATACCctgatttacagccgggaacaataCACTGTCGTGTtcctcagtctcttcacgcacaggtatcaagataccttgttccgtcaggcatgcaTGAATAAACATGCTGCAGACATGGTAAAAAAATTCCGAGCCTTCACGCCCTCGCATACGTTTTTCAGGCATGAAAAACAAGTGCTTCTGTAGCGGTGAAGTCAGGACACCTGTGCGTAGCACCGACAAGCCAggtgcagctgtgccaagtggttgctaggcaacgcagtgacgtcatagctcggcggagtttctgcgacCGATTTGTAGCTGAATCTCGTGACAGCGCCCTCTACAGAACGCCGGACGCATggcgtatggtcacgtgacggtttGTCGAAGCGATGCAGCGGATCCGTGACGCGGCGAGCGCGCTCTTGCACGgtcgggctcgactggcgcgcgcgcgccagtcgagcccggccgtggctcttgtcgtctgctcgcgcgcggtggcttgatgccagtgcgccgcccCAGCTACTATCGCAGACCGTCTGATCTTTCAAGTTCCTTGGTCTTATTGCCACATAAaaagcatgtgatcctaaataaTCTGGAAAAACTATGCATACTAAAACGGTCTACAGGTCTTTTATCCCTGGAGTGCAAACCGCGCTGAAGCAAAACTTTTTGGGCGGTATCCGACAACCCAGCCTAAGGggtcagtagcagacgacgccgggcgccgtcggagaCCGCGGCCATCATGGCGGCCACGTAGGAAGGAGCTTTTTGTTTTGTGTTCCTCTCCGTCACTGCGGCTACCGCAGCGACCGCGAGGGAAGTATTTCATTCCGGCGCCGTAAGGGCCGCGGCGCCAACGTTCGCGACCCGCGGTAGCGCGTCCGAAGCTACGCGTTTCCTTCTCACCCaacgtgacattatcacgaccagtgctTGCGCTGGCGCCGGCCGGActttcgcctcctgttattctttctccgtgcctTGCGTGTACCACTGCTGTTTCtctgcgtagtccacagaacGCACAGGGAGAGAAGTGTTTGCTtaaggcgttgttgtgcgtcattgttcgTGAGAGGGTTAAaaattatcattgcctcacatggcacatcacatcgtggcagaagtgttaaactttaattgaaaaGTGGGCTGTACGTAATTCAATTAATTATTATAAATGTATGTGTACCAATAAAATACATACGATACATTTgcggtctgcaccacgtttcgctgaGTAGCGAAGACGATCCTGTTCCAcacgacgcttctttcgggcctgggtgtcctcgacgctgagtgcatgctttggagccattttgctggcgtGTGTTTACATGCTGCTTCTGTATACGTGCCACCACGCTGTTGATACGCCAGCTGCAagcgattgtaatgtttacactattACAGCCCAGAGCGCGACCTCCatagcccagcacctgcatttttgccGCATCCGAAAGCAAGCACAGGAGGTACAATGCCCACAAACTGAAATGCTACCGCGGACGCGCTGGCCCAGATGCGCAGAGGCGAACGGCATCTGGGGGTGTTCCAAGAAACCCAGCAGCGCATGCATGCAAGATCTAAAGCCCCTCTATCTTTGGGCACGGCACGTGAGGCAGGACCATCAGAGCAGCCGCAGGTCCCGGAgagtcgggagaagaggcaaagaaagctttgctgagCCCGCGACGCATGAGCTTGCGGgtcatcgtcgttgtcgtcatccTTGTTCTCCGTCACTCTTTAAGGCGACACTTAAGGCTTTTCTTCGAGTGTTCCTGCGTATTTGTTAAAGctaatagcattctttgcctaccgTGACAGGTTTTCCGTATCTAACCGAATGACATCACACGCACTAAGAGGCGAGGGGTGCACAGGGAGGAGAGGGCCTCTGCGTGGATAGGGCCAGCGGAGCGAAAGTAGGCCACGGGGGGAGGGAAGCAGCACCGGCCTCTCTGAGGTCCCCTTCTTGCTCAAATTGCGTGGCTCCACAAAGATATCAGGGATTGCAGAATTAAGGGTCATTTCCTTCTATAGATCGCTATCATCACAACAATCGTGGCGGTGGCCCGCGTGGCACTAAACATGTCGTCAAAACAGAAGAGTTGGCAAAGCAACATACGTACTGAAAAGGTTCGAAAACGTTATACTGCCGAGAGGATGGAGGAAGGTCACGAACCGACCTTCAGTGACAAAATTCTTACTGATAAATCGGTTCGGTTGAAATATTATTGGCAGGCCATGTTCATCGGTATATATTACCTATTTTATGGAAAAGAGCTGTATTTGCCAAGTTACTCCGAGCGATATTTCCATGTCGGCGTTGCTTCTCACAAGCTCCTCCGCGCCGCAACACCGCCCCGTATTGATTGTGGAGTGGCTCACGCAACCTGTTATGTCACACAGGGACGCACCTGTCTGTGACGAAGTTGCCTGACGGCGCAGGTG
The DNA window shown above is from Dermacentor silvarum isolate Dsil-2018 chromosome 1, BIME_Dsil_1.4, whole genome shotgun sequence and carries:
- the LOC119438245 gene encoding CCR4-NOT transcription complex subunit 7 is translated as MVPTSPRVLLCSMPVLSQAMSTLSINSADSAEDNGQNVLEVTNEACGIRDVWAGNLEEELGTIRKLVQKYKYVAMDTEFPGVVARPIGKFPSFTAYQYQMLRYNVDLLKIIQLGITFFDENGNRPKPFCTWQFNFKFSLAKDMFAQDSIDLLINSGLQFSRHETDGIDVSDFAELFIPSGVALSDEVQWLTFHSGYDFGYLLKTLSGENLPADDKEFFELVKIYFPRIYDVKYLMKSCGSLRGGLQEVARQLQLERIGQQHQAGSDSLLTGAAFFKMRKVFFQDKIDDEKFNGFLYGLGTTYTTNDNKMYEVKAPPNGQAQILSGSPPTVVYMPDKSPGTSCPDSLRHPATTELARYS